The Streptomyces sp. NBC_00454 DNA segment GTCCGCCGGGGCCAGGACCGACACCTCGTGGCCGAGGCGGATCAGGTGTTCGGCCAGGTCGCGGATGTGGAACTGGACTCCGCCCGGCACGTCCCAGGAGTACGGGCAGACGATGCCGATCTTCACGCGGAGCGCTCCTCGCCCTGGGGCTCCAGGTCGTCGATCCACAGCCGCTGCAGCATGTGCCAGTCCTCCGGGTGCTCGGCGATCCCCTGTGCGAAGGCATCGGCGAGGGCCTGGGTCATGGCGGCCGTCTTCTCCTGCCGGGTCCCCTTCCCGGGCACGTCCACCGGGGAGTGGATGCGGCCGTACATCTGGGGCGAGTCCCCGTAGTACAGCGTGGCGGGCAGCAGTACCGCGCCGGTCTGCTGCGCCAGGAGCGCGGGTCCGGCCGGCATGCGCGCGGCGGAGCCGAAGAAGTCCACTTCCACCCCGGACGCCGACAGGTCGCGGTCGGCGACCAGGCAGACCAGCCCGCCGGAGCGCAGCCGGCGCGCGAGGGTGCCGAAGGCGGCGCCGCCGCTGTGCGGGAGCACCTCCATGCCCAGGCTCTCGCGGTAGGCGACGAAGCGGTCGTAGAGGGTCTCGGGCTTGAGCCGCTCGGCGACCGTGGTGAACGGGACGCCGATGTGGGTGACGGCCCAGGCGCCGGCCAGGTCCCAGTTGGCCAGGTGGGGCAGGGCGACCACGACTCCGCGCCCGGAGGCCAGGGCCTCGCGCAGGATGTGGTCGTCCTTCATGTCCAGGTCGGTGCTGAATCGTTCCTTGGCCATGGTCGGCAGCCGGAAGGACTCCATCCAGTACCGCATGTACGAGCGCATGCCCGCCTGCGACAGCTCGCGCAGCCGCTCCGGCGTCGCGTCCGGCACCACCCGGGCCAGATTCGACTCCAGCCGCAGCACGCTCTTGCCGCGCCGCTTCCACGTGAAGTCCGCGATCCGGCGGCCGAGGGCCGCCGCCGCGGGTTCGGGCAGCTTCTTGACCCCGGCCCAGCCGAGCCCGTAGAGCCCGTCGACCAGCTTGTCCTGCGCCTTGCCCATCAGGCCGTACCGCTTTCGGGAGAGGCGGGGGCGGGCGGAGCCGCGGAGGCGGCCGCGGCCGCGTCGGCCTCCGCCGACTCGCGCCGTACGGTGACCACCCGCTGGATCAGCGTCACGAGCGAGCCCGCCGCGACGACCCACAGCGCGATCGGCAGCAGTACGCCGATCCACGAGGGCACCCCGAAGGTCTCCAGCCCGGACAGACCGGCCGCGACCAGCGTGATCACCAGTCGTTCGGCGCGCTCGATGAGCCCGTTGACGGCCACCGGCAGGCCGATCGATTCTCCCCGCGCCTTGGTGTACGAGACCACCTGCCCGCTGGCCAGGCAGAAGATCGCGACCGCGCAGAGGGCGTTGTTGTTCCCGGAGCCCGCGTACCAGAGCGCGAGCCCGCCGAAGATCGCCGCGTCCGCGACCCGGTCGAGCGTGGAGTCGAGGAACGCTCCCCAGCGGCTCGACGACCCGGCCTGGCGGGCCATGTTCCCGTCCACCAGGTCGGAGAAGACGAAGAGCGTGATGGTGATCGTGCCCCAGAAGAATTCGCCCATGGGGAAGAAGACCAGTGCTCCCGCCACCACTCCGGCCGTGCCGATGAGGGTGACCGCGTCGGGACTCACTCCCAGCCGGAGCAGAAAAGCGGCGAATGGCGTGAGAACACGCGTGAAGAATGCACGCGCGTACTTGTTCAGCATGGCCTTCCCGGAGGGTCGCTGGGCCGCACGGCCACCACGGCCACCGGCTGGCCCATCGTAGCCAGCACCCCGGCCCCTCGGCGCCGCGCACCCACCGGTTCGCGCCGCGGAAGCCGTTCTTCCACCATCGGCACTCCTCCGGGGCGCCCCCGAGGACGCCTCCGGCACGCTGCTCGTGGGCGCCCACCGGGGCATCCCCGAGAGGCCGCTCCTGCACGTCCCGGAGGCCTGTTCCGGCTCCTCCCGGCGAGCGGCTCCAGTACGACGTATGGACGCGGTGTGACGGCAGTGCAAAGCTCGAAGGAGCCCATTTCCTCTCCAACCGGGAGGCACGAGCATCATGGGAGCCACATCGCACCAAGCCGGAGCCGCCGGCAGGGCACCGACGGCCGACCGCCCCGCCTCCGTACGGAACGTCGTGCTGGTCGGCCACAGCGGATCCGGAAAGACCACCCTGGTCGAAGCCCTGGCCCTGACCGCGGGGGCCGTGAACCGCGCCGGACGCGTCGAGGACGGGGCCACCGTCTCCGACTACGACGAGATCGAGCACCGGCGCCAGCGCTCCGTACAGCTCTCCCTGGTCCCCGTCGAGTGGGCCGGAATCAAGATCAACATCCTCGACACCCCCGGATACGCGGACTTCGTCGGGGAGCTCCGGGCCGGCCTGCGCGCCGCCGACGCCGCCCTCTTCGTCGTCTCGGCCGCCGAGGACGGCGACGGGCTCTGCGGCCCCACCCGCATGGTCTGGGACGAATGCGCCGCCGTCGGGATGCCCCGCGCCATCGTCGTCACCCACCTCGAAGCGGCCCGCGCCGACTACGACCAGATGACCAGCGTCTGCGGGGACGCCTTCGGCGCCGACGACCCCGACGCCGTCCGCCCCCTCTACCTGCCCCTGCACGGCCCCGCCGGCCACGACGGCCACGCCCCGGTCGCCGGACTGCTCGGCCTGCTCTCGCAACGGGTCTACGACTACACCTCCGGGGACCGCGTCGAACGCGATCCGGACCCCGCCGAACTCGCCCTCATCACCGACGCCCGCGCCCGCCTGATCGAGGGGATCATCGCCGAGAGCGAGGACGAGACCCTCATGGACCGCTACCTGGCGGGCGAGGACATCGACCTCAAGACCCTCGTGGACGACCTGGAGCGCGCGGTCGCCCGCGGCACCTTCCACCCCGTCCTGATGGCCGCCCCCGCCGCCGAGGGCGCCCGCAAGGGCCTGGGCACCGTGGAACTCCTCGAACTGATCACCGGCGGCTTCCCCACCCCCCTGGAGCGCGCCCCCGTCACCGTCACCACCCCCGGCGGCGCCGACCGCCCCGCCGTCACCTGCGACCCCTCCGGCCCCCTGCTCGCCGAGGTCGTCAAGACCTCCTCCGACCCCTACGTCGGCCGCGTCTCCCTCGTCCGGGTCTTCTCCGGCACCCTGCGCCCCGACGAAACCGTCCACGTCAGCGGCCACACCTCCCGCCAGGACCAGGGCCTCCACGAGGCCGACGAACGCATCGGCACCCTCACCTCCCCCTTCGGCAAACAGCAGCGCACCCTCACCCACTGCATCGCCGGCGACCTGGCCTGCGTGGCCAAACTCACCCGCGCCGAGACCGGGGACACCCTCTCCGCCAAGGACCAGCCCCTGCTCATGGAGACCTGGTCCATGCCCGACCCGCTGCTCCCCCTCGCCATCGAGGCCCACAGCAAGGCCGACGAGGACAAGCTCTCCCAGGGCCTGGCCCGCCTCGTCGCCGAAGACCCCACCATGCGGCTCGAACAGAACCCGCACACCCACCAGCTCGTCCTGTGGTCCCTCGGCGAAGCCCACCAGGACCTCGCACTCGAACGCCTGCGCACCCGGTACGGGGTCCAGGTCGACCCCGTCCCCCATCGGGTCAGCCTCCGCGAGACCTTCGGCGCCCAGGCCGCCGGGCGCGGCCGGCACGTCAAACAGTCCGGCGGCCACGGCCAGTTCGCCATCTGCGAGATCCAGGTCGATCCGCTGCCGCCCGGCAGTGGCGTCGAGTTCGTCGACAAGGTCGTCGGCGGAGCCGTCCCCCGCCAGTTCATCCCCTCCGTCGAGAAGGGCGTCCGCGCGCAGGCCGCCCGGGGGGTCGCGGCCGGCTACCCGCTGGTCGACGTACGCATCACCCTCCTCGACGGCAAGGCCCACTCGGTGGACTCCTCCGACGCCGCCTTCCAGACCGCCGGCGCCCTCGCCCTGCGCGAAGCCGCTGCCGGAGCCGCCATCCGCCTCCTCGAACCGGTGGCCGAGGTCTCCGTACTCGTCCCGGACGAGTACGTCGGACCCGTCATGAGCGACCTCGCGGGCCGCCGCGGCCGGGTCGTCGGCACCGACCAGGCCGCCCCGGGCCGCAGCCGCGTCCTCGCGGAGATCCCCGAGATCGAGATCGGCCGCTACGCCGTAGAACTGCGTTCCGTATCGCACGGCACCGGACGCTTCAGCCGTACGTACGCGCGCCACGAGCCGATGCCGCCACAGCTGGCGGACAAGCTACGCGAACAGACAGAGAAGGGAAGCCAATTGACATAGCGCCACCTCGGCCGCCCACCCAACCCGCTTGCGGTGGGCGGCATTTGCCTGTCCCATCACCATGGGGAGGAATCCGCCGATAGGCTCTTCGGCGGGGTGGAGCGGGTAGAACCGACACAGCACGCAAGCGAGCGGGCAGGCGGGCGGACCCGCACACGAGCACGACGCACAGCGATGGGGGCAACGGTGGCGGACGACGGATTCGACTTCAGGCCCGGGGCACAGATCCCGCTCCAGGGCGGCAGCGGGCAGACCGCGGCGACCAACGCCCTCTCCTCCGCGGCCTACCGGGACGGCGCGCAGGACACCAAACTGCCGAGCATTCTCGACGCCAACAACGAGTACCACGAGTCGGTCGTCAAACCCGGCAAGATCTCCCTCCTCGAACCCAACCTCGGCGAGGCCTTCTGTCGCGCCGTCGAGGCGCGCACCATTCCGGCCACCCGCAAACCCCTCATCCAGTCCTTCGGCGCCGACCCGCAGACCGTCGTCGAGCACTGCCTGGCCGCCTCCCGCATCCGCAAGGAACGCGACCGCAAGCTCCGCTGGATCATGCTCGTCTGCGGGGTCGTGTTCCTCCCGGGCCTGCTCCTGTGGCTCGGCCTCTTCTGGGGACGCCGGGCCCTGGCCGCCTCCGAGGCCAAGCGCGCCTCCTGGATGGGCACCGCGCTCCTGGTCGGCGTGGCGATCGTCGTCGCCGTCCTGATGTTCCGGCTCCCGGTGACCGGGGTCCTCGGGCTCTACGTCCGCGCCATGGTCATCGCCCCG contains these protein-coding regions:
- a CDS encoding elongation factor G-like protein EF-G2, with amino-acid sequence MGATSHQAGAAGRAPTADRPASVRNVVLVGHSGSGKTTLVEALALTAGAVNRAGRVEDGATVSDYDEIEHRRQRSVQLSLVPVEWAGIKINILDTPGYADFVGELRAGLRAADAALFVVSAAEDGDGLCGPTRMVWDECAAVGMPRAIVVTHLEAARADYDQMTSVCGDAFGADDPDAVRPLYLPLHGPAGHDGHAPVAGLLGLLSQRVYDYTSGDRVERDPDPAELALITDARARLIEGIIAESEDETLMDRYLAGEDIDLKTLVDDLERAVARGTFHPVLMAAPAAEGARKGLGTVELLELITGGFPTPLERAPVTVTTPGGADRPAVTCDPSGPLLAEVVKTSSDPYVGRVSLVRVFSGTLRPDETVHVSGHTSRQDQGLHEADERIGTLTSPFGKQQRTLTHCIAGDLACVAKLTRAETGDTLSAKDQPLLMETWSMPDPLLPLAIEAHSKADEDKLSQGLARLVAEDPTMRLEQNPHTHQLVLWSLGEAHQDLALERLRTRYGVQVDPVPHRVSLRETFGAQAAGRGRHVKQSGGHGQFAICEIQVDPLPPGSGVEFVDKVVGGAVPRQFIPSVEKGVRAQAARGVAAGYPLVDVRITLLDGKAHSVDSSDAAFQTAGALALREAAAGAAIRLLEPVAEVSVLVPDEYVGPVMSDLAGRRGRVVGTDQAAPGRSRVLAEIPEIEIGRYAVELRSVSHGTGRFSRTYARHEPMPPQLADKLREQTEKGSQLT
- the pgsA gene encoding phosphatidylinositol phosphate synthase, which produces MLNKYARAFFTRVLTPFAAFLLRLGVSPDAVTLIGTAGVVAGALVFFPMGEFFWGTITITLFVFSDLVDGNMARQAGSSSRWGAFLDSTLDRVADAAIFGGLALWYAGSGNNNALCAVAIFCLASGQVVSYTKARGESIGLPVAVNGLIERAERLVITLVAAGLSGLETFGVPSWIGVLLPIALWVVAAGSLVTLIQRVVTVRRESAEADAAAAASAAPPAPASPESGTA
- a CDS encoding phosphatidylinositol mannoside acyltransferase is translated as MGKAQDKLVDGLYGLGWAGVKKLPEPAAAALGRRIADFTWKRRGKSVLRLESNLARVVPDATPERLRELSQAGMRSYMRYWMESFRLPTMAKERFSTDLDMKDDHILREALASGRGVVVALPHLANWDLAGAWAVTHIGVPFTTVAERLKPETLYDRFVAYRESLGMEVLPHSGGAAFGTLARRLRSGGLVCLVADRDLSASGVEVDFFGSAARMPAGPALLAQQTGAVLLPATLYYGDSPQMYGRIHSPVDVPGKGTRQEKTAAMTQALADAFAQGIAEHPEDWHMLQRLWIDDLEPQGEERSA